The Dyadobacter sandarakinus DNA window GCCGCTCGTTCATTGCTTTCATCAGGGTTTGTGAAGTATAGGATCTTTAACGCTCCGCCTCCCAAAGAGGCTCGATGATCCATACTTACAACTTATTTCTATGAAGCAATTCTCTCCTTTCAGACCGGTTTCCGCTTACATTTTAGTTCTTATTGCATTTGCATTATCCATTTTCAACCAATCATGCCGCGATGATACGGACAACAAAGCTGCTCCCCAGCAAAGCGCCGCAAATAAGAATGCGGCAACGGAAAACAAGATGCTGAGCTACAATGAATTTCTTCAGCAAGTCAAAAACCTAAAAGACAAAGCGCTTTACAACCATTTCAGATTGAATGCGGAAGCAGGTTCCCGTACAAGCGAACTTCCCCTGTTTCCGATACGCACCTTACCCAGTACAACGGACAGTGTCCGGAAGATCACAGTTAATCAACACACGACCTACACCATTCCCGTATACCGGCGAGAACATACCGGCGAAGTGTTCCGGAACATCATTATAGATTCCTCAGATGCAGGTGTTAAGGCCTATCTCGCCTGGTATTTCCCTGACAAAAACTGGATCAAGGAATACAGGAGTAATCGCAAACGCAGCTTTTACGGAAGAGTGTTCCTGAGTGACTACGATGATATTCCATCCGACGCAAGATCCGGCGGAAGAGTAAACCTCCTCCCCGTTTGCACGTCCGTAATGGTATTATCAGAGACGATAGAACACTTGTGCTGCCATAACATGCAGCATGCTTCCTGTGCTTGTGCCGCTGGCAGTCAATATCATATCGAATATCTCTACAATACAGTAACTACTTGTATTGATACATACATCCCTCCATTTGGCGGAGGCACTGGTGGCAGTGGTGGTGGTGGCACAGTTCCCAATCCGGGTGGCGGTTATGACCCGTGTGACAACGGTAATTTACGGACCATGACTACCCCATGCAAACCAGCGCCACCTGCACCCACTCCGCCGGTGGCAGCCAATGCCAATGTAGCACCACTAATTAGTCTTGCGGCAGGAAAGGGGGTGACCTTTACACCTACGGAAGTTGCTGTATTAAATTCGCAAGGAGCAATTATGATAACCAAAATGAAAAACTTGCTATCGGCATATGGAGACATGGTTAAAAAAGACTTTGAAAGTTTAATCACAACACTTACTGGCTCCGCATTAACACCATCAGAAAAACAAGCACTAAATGCTTTGGCGGACAATTATGATCCATATAAGTTTCTAATGAGGCTAATGTATGCGTCCAATGCTTATGCTGCTGAAACAGCCACGCTGGCAAACTATAATTTATGTGGAGCAACATGCGGGAACTGTAAAGGAAATGCATTTAAGCATGCACTATTTCTGATTTACAATGCCGAAACTTTCACGCAGAATTCAGCAGTAGCACTTGCTTTCGCTCATGAAGAAGGGCAGGGAGGCAAGGATACAGAAATGGATTACAAGAACAATGCTGCGGGTAGTGCGATATTTACTGTATTTGGAAATACTGGAACACCATCAGAATGGATCTCACGTGTCAAAACGGCTGTAAATCAAGGAACTCACGGGTTTGTA harbors:
- a CDS encoding DUF6973 domain-containing protein; amino-acid sequence: MKQFSPFRPVSAYILVLIAFALSIFNQSCRDDTDNKAAPQQSAANKNAATENKMLSYNEFLQQVKNLKDKALYNHFRLNAEAGSRTSELPLFPIRTLPSTTDSVRKITVNQHTTYTIPVYRREHTGEVFRNIIIDSSDAGVKAYLAWYFPDKNWIKEYRSNRKRSFYGRVFLSDYDDIPSDARSGGRVNLLPVCTSVMVLSETIEHLCCHNMQHASCACAAGSQYHIEYLYNTVTTCIDTYIPPFGGGTGGSGGGGTVPNPGGGYDPCDNGNLRTMTTPCKPAPPAPTPPVAANANVAPLISLAAGKGVTFTPTEVAVLNSQGAIMITKMKNLLSAYGDMVKKDFESLITTLTGSALTPSEKQALNALADNYDPYKFLMRLMYASNAYAAETATLANYNLCGATCGNCKGNAFKHALFLIYNAETFTQNSAVALAFAHEEGQGGKDTEMDYKNNAAGSAIFTVFGNTGTPSEWISRVKTAVNQGTHGFVFVKNSTLVSTSNVDPNCP